One genomic segment of Impatiens glandulifera chromosome 6, dImpGla2.1, whole genome shotgun sequence includes these proteins:
- the LOC124943798 gene encoding uncharacterized protein LOC124943798, producing the protein MSLSGYVAHKLSKNKPGNRSDIGWEYGIDVDSNSKKVKCKFCSKIFSGGIYRFKHHLACTHKDAEPCISVPDDVKLNVREFLSKNDEAKQRKRQKDVYENEDDEGEDMQIVSKQIDKGARQSFIKRSNVQKTVSEIFKKDLREDVCQMISRFLYTSAIPFNVVKNPYFEKALEMVARHGLGFKPPTYHEVRVKYLKKDVELTHELLRDFKIEWRKTGCSIMSDGWTDKKRRSICNFLVNSPKGTVFLTSIDTSDISKTADKIFQMLDAIVEEVGEENVVQIVSDNTANYKLAGELLMEKRKRLYWTPCAAHCIDLMLEDFEKKIHVNTLTIQSAKSITRYIYSRTLLISMLRHFTDGRNLIRPAKTRFATAYLTLGSFINLKVPLMTMFSSRNWKSSSFSSTVDGKKIEAMVIGSRLWSNIITCLKAARPLIKVLRMVDSDVKPAMGFIYEQMDEAKEKIRVNFNNIKRK; encoded by the coding sequence atgtcattatcGGGTTATGTTGCTCATAAGTTAAGTAAGAATAAACCGGGAAATAGATCTGATATTGGTTGGGAGTATGGAATTGATGTTGATAGCAATTCTAAGAAAGTTAAATGCAAATTTTGCTCTAAAATATTCTCGGGTGGAATATATCGTTTCAAACATCATTTAGCTTGTACACACAAAGATGCTGAGCCTTGTATTAGTGTACCTGATGATGTGAAATTAAATGTTAGAGAGTTTTTATCGAAAAATGATGAGgcaaaacaaagaaaaagacAAAAAGATGTTTATgagaatgaagatgatgaaggagAGGATATGCAAATTGTTTCAAAACAAATTGACAAAGGTGCGAGACAATCTTTTATAAAGAGATCAAACGTACAAAAAACAGTGAGTGAAATATTTAAGAAAGATTTAAGGGAAGATGTTTGTCAAATGATCTCTCGTTTTCTCTATACTAGTGCCATTCCTTTCAATGTTGTGAAAAATCCTTATTTTGAAAAAGCGCTTGAGATGGTTGCTAGACATGGTCTAGGATTTAAGCCACCTACTTATCATGAAGTACGAGTGAAATATCTAAAGAAAGATGTGGAACTAACACACGAGTTGTTAAGAGATTTTAAGATAGAATGGAGAAAAACAGGTTGCTCAATTATGTCGGATGGTTGGACTGATAAGAAAAGACGTTCTATATGCAATTTTTTGGTTAACAGTCCTAAAGGAACGGTTTTTTTAACTTCCATTGACACTTCTGACATTTCTAAGACAGCGGATAAGATATTTCAAATGTTAGATGCAATTGTAGAAGAAGTTGGAGAAGAGAATGTTGTTCAAATAGTTAGTGACAATACTGCTAATTACAAATTAGCTGGTGAGTTGTTgatggaaaaaagaaaaaggttaTATTGGACTCCTTGTGCTGCCCATTGTATTGATCTCATGTTAgaagattttgagaaaaaaatacatgtaAATACCTTGACAATTCAGAGTGCCAAAAGCATAACAAGGTATATATACTCGAGAACTCTACTTATATCTATGTTACGACATTTTACTGATGGAAGAAACTTGATTAGACCGGCAAAGACAAGATTTGCCACTGCATATCTCACATTAgggagttttattaatttaaaagttcCACTAATGACTATGTTTAGTTCAAGAAATTGGAAATCAAGTTCATTCTCGAGTACGGTTGATGGAAAGAAAATTGAGGCAATGGTTATTGGTAGTCGATTATGGTCAAATATAATTACATGTCTCAAAGCTGCGAGACCTCTAATTAAAGTACTTAGAATGGTGGATTCAGATGTTAAGCCTGCCATGGGTTTTATTTATGAACAAATGGATGAAGCTAAAGAAAAGATTAGAGTCAACTTCAacaatataaagagaaaataa
- the LOC124943797 gene encoding ATP-dependent RNA helicase DEAH12, chloroplastic-like → MFGGQSSRNAVRRDVLSAEDVKLRMDEFLEEWLKNSSDHLSSLLIEKRILEFKSSMECFIHHLDGRRSSHDSVFKFTRNFNAKRFRFLIRRECRRLEDGLPLYAFRGEILRHLKSHKVMVLIGETGSGKSTQLVQYLADSAIGSIVCSQLRRIAAVSLAKRVKEETYGCYENSSSSIVSCLAYSSDHEISNSKVIYMTDHCLLQHYLEDNSLSGISCIIIDEAHERSLNTDLLLAMVKSLISRRQDLTLIVMSATADAKKLAKYFGCGTFDVIGRNFPVDIEYVPGVSSANKLDVSDVLKAVSEIHRTEADGAILVFLTSQTEVEWASETFQAPNTVTLPLHGKLSFEDQHRIFLDYPQGKRKVIFSTNVAETSLTIPGVKYVVDSGMMKLRRFEHGTCMNVLKVCSISQSSAEQRAGRAGRTAPGKCYRLYSKDDFEQMPPHQEPEICRVHLGIVVLRIIAMGVKDVLSFDFIDAPNADAIDKAIQNLIQLGAVVSIEEGLLELTGEGKKLVRLGIEPRLGKLILECFYNNLGKEGLVLAAVTANASSIFCRYGNEENKHKSDRYKVKFCHRDGDLFTMLAVYKEWKAVPLERRSKWCWENSINAKSMRRCDDMILELEICLRKEFGFIIPNYWCWNPHVPSEDVDKYLKKAILSSLAENVAMYSGHDRLGYEVALTGRHVQLHPTSSLLVFSQKPSWIVFVEILSSASTHQFLVCATAVDYEDFSTISHPFLFDASTMQHHKLQQAVLNGYGSTSLRRLCGKFTSYLVYIVSSVRKTFMDERIGIEVKVDQNAIHIYAPSQHMENVCNKVNTLLGYERKWLQNECFVKFLYPKGSNLKAMPPFALFGSGADIKHLELERKTLSVDVFCSDANVGNNNKKLLMFLEDNTPISSGICSVQRDNIASTSAQEDKRTRWGKITFLTHDAVEEAVVLSPVTLDGAVFEIVPSMSGSAAMYSFPAIRVTLNFPRRRSQGFAVVKCDPGDVLPFVDVVRKSLFYGRTIYCEPSIKSNDGVVIKGLDLGLSEEDILDGLRMMTDIRILNLILLREKAEDKLKWVDCEDALCKEFTKLIPRRTHVLVQVSEPHSADAFMKAVVTFDGSLHLEAATALEQIEGKVLPGCLPWQKIKCHQWFNSSLSCNILIYRSIQKQLTSVLESFHHKRGVYCSGKRNDNGSYKVNISANATRKVAELRRPLEELMRGRMVVHDSLTPAVVQLLYSREGVVCLNSIMDQTGTYILFDKNRQCILIFGGSSKVQVDDAEQKIIGSLLEMYSGKELEIHLRGAELPPDLMKQVVKKFGPDLIGLKEKIPEAEGFTLNARLHIISVHGNKEQKERAEMIIHEIIAQTAGLDEQEEEVVGCPICLCKVEDTDAYKLEDCGHLFCRTCLVEQCSSAIRNRGESFPVRCMFAGCKSRFLLTDLRALLTTHDHPHQLDELFRASMATHVAASGGKLRFCPSPDCPSVYRAAAEEDEDEAVYVCGACYWETCRRCHLEYHPSISCKDYREYKEDPDSSLREWTKGKENVQNCPNCNYTIEKTDGCNHMQCVCGAHVCWVCLELFESSDECYSHLRSIHLSII, encoded by the exons ATGTTTGGAGGTCAGTCTTCTAGAAATGCAGTCCGGAGGGACGTGTTATCAGCTGAAGACGTTAAACTGCGGATGGACGAATTCTTAGAGGAATGGCTGAAGAATTCGTCCGACCATCTCTCTTCGTTATTGATTGAGAAGAGGATACTGGAGTTTAAATCTTCTATGGAGTGTTTTATTCATCACCTTGATGGAAGAAGATCCTCCCATGATAGCGTGTTCAAGTTCACAAGAAATTTTAACGCCAAACGATTTCGCTTCTTGATCAGGAGAGAATGCAGACGGCTAGAGGATGGTTTGCCACTATATGCTTTTCGTGGAGAAATACTTCGACATCTTAAATCTCACAAG GTAATGGTCCTAATAGGAGAGACTGGCTCTGGAAAAAGTACCCAATTAGTTCAATATCTTGCGGATTCAGCAATTGGGTCCATCGTCTGTTCACAACTACGAAGGATTGCGGCTGTCTCATTAGCCAAAAGGGTTAAAGAAGAGACTTACGGGTGTTATGAAAACAGTTCTTCTTCTATCGTCTCCTGCCTTGCCTATTCATCGGATCACGAAATAAGTAATTCAAAGGTGATATACATGACAGATCATTGCCTATTACAGCACTACCTGGAAGATAATTCGTTATCAGGGATTTCATGTATCATTATAGATGAGGCTCATGAAAGAAGTTTGAATACTGACCTTCTATTAGCAATGGTTAAAAGCTTAATCTCTCGAAGACAGGATTTAACGCTTATCGTAATGTCTGCAACCGCCGATGCGAAGAAGCTTGCTAAGTACTTTGGTTGTGGAACCTTTGATGTCATTGGAAGAAATTTTCCAGTTGACATAGAGTATGTCCCTGGTGTATCTTCTGCAAACAAGCTGGATGTTTCTGATGTTTTGAAGGCGGTGTCTGAGATCCACAGAACAGAGGCAGATGGTGCCATTCTTGTATTCTTGACATCTCAGACGGAAGTCGAATGGGCCAGTGAAACATTCCAGGCTCCTAATACAGTTACATTGCCTTTGCATGGCAAGCTATCATTTGAAGATCAACATCGCATCTTTCTTGACTACCCCCAAGGGAAAAGAAAGGTGATATTTTCCACTAATGTTGCTGAGACATCTTTGACAATTCCTGGAGTGAAGTATGTTGTAGATTCTGGGATGATGAAGCTGAGAAGATTCGAACATGGTACATGTATGAATGTTCTCAAAGTTTGCAGTATAAGTCAGAGTTCTGCAGAACAACGGGCTGGTCGTGCTGGGAGAACAGCTCCTGGAAAATGTTACCGATTGTATTCGAAAGATGACTTTGAACAGATGCCTCCTCACCAGGAACCGGAGATTTGTAGAGTTCATCTTGGAATTGTAGTTCTAAGAATAATTGCCATGGGTGTAAAAGATGTATTGAGTTTTGATTTCATTGATGCACCTAATGCTGATGCAATTGACAAGGCCATTCAGAATTTAATTCAGCTGGGAGCTGTTGTTTCGATAGAAGAAGGGCTGTTGGAATTAACAGGGGAAGGAAAGAAATTGGTTCGATTGGGAATTGAGCCTAGGTTAGGTAAATTAATTCTGGAATGCTTCTACAATAATTTGGGGAAAGAGGGTCTAGTTCTTGCTGCTGTCACTGCAAATGCAAGCAGTATATTCTGCAGATATGGTAACGaagaaaataaacataaatctGATCGCTACAAGGTAAAATTTTGTCATCGTGATGGAGACCTTTTCACTATGCTTGCTGTTTACAAGGAATGGAAGGCGGTACCTTTGGAAAGAAGAAGCAAGTGGTGTTGGGAAAATAGTATAAATGCCAAGTCCATGCGAAGATGTGATGACATGATTTTGGAACTAGAAATTTGTTTGAGAAAAGAATTTGGTTTTATTATTCCAAATTACTGGTGTTGGAACCCTCATGTGCCTAGTGAAGACGTTGACAAATATCTGAAAAAAGCTATATTGTCTTCACTGGCAGAGAACGTCGCCATGTATTCTGGGCACGATAGACTTGGTTATGAGGTGGCTTTAACTGGTAGGCATGTCCAGCTTCACCCTACTTCTTCACTACTAGTCTTCAGTCAAAAGCCAAGTTGGATAGTTTTTGTTGAAATTCTATCTTCTGCATCTACTCATCAGTTTTTAGTCTGTGCAACAGCTGTTGACTATGAAGATTTCTCTACCATTTCCCACCCTTTTTTGTTTGATGCCTCCACCATGCAACATCACAAACTTCAACAAGCGGTTCTGAATGGCTATGGAAGCACCTCACTTAGGAGGCTTTGCGGAAAGTTTACCAGTTACCTTGTTTATATTGTTTCATCAGTAAGAAAAACGTTCATGGATGAGCGCATTGGTATTGAAGTTAAAGTTGATCAGAACGCTATTCATATATATGCTCCTTCGCAACACATGGAGAACGTCTGCAACAAAGTGAATACTTTGTTAGGGTATGAAAGGAAGTGGCTGCAAAACGAATGTTTTGTGAAATTCTTGTACCCTAAAGGCAGCAATCTTAAGGCCATGCCTCCCTTTGCATTATTTGGTTCTGGAGCTGATATAAAACATCTAGAGCTTGAAAGAAAAACATTGTCAGTTGATGTGTTCTGTTCAGATGCAAATGTTGGAAACAATAACAAGAAGCTTTTGATGTTTTTAGAAGATAATACTCCTATATCATCAGGAATTTGTTCTGTGCAGAGAGACAATATTGCTAGTACTAGTGCACAGGAGGATAAAAGGACAAGGTGGGGTAAGATTACGTTTCTTACTCACGATGCTGTTGAGGAAGCTGTTGTGTTAAGTCCGGTGACACTCGATGGTGCCGTTTTTGAGATAGTTCCTTCAATGAGCGGTTCTGCAGCTATGTACTCATTTCCTGCCATCAGAGTGACTCTAAATTTCCCCCGTCGACGCAGTCAGGGATTTGCAGTAGTCAAATGCGATCCGGGGGATGTTCTTCCATTCGTAGATGTTGTAAGAAAATCACTATTTTATGGAAGAACCATATATTGTGAACCTAGCATCAAGTCCAATGATGGTGTCGTGATTAAAGGACTTGATCTGGGACTCTCTGAAGAGGACATTTTAGATGGGTTGAGGATGATGACTGACATTAGAATCCTAAATTTAATCTTGCTTAGAGAGAAAGCAGAAGATAAACTTAAGTGGGTAGATTGTGAAGACGCACTTTGCAAAGAATTCACCAAACTCATACCCAGACGAACTCATGTTCTTGTCCAGGTTTCGGAACCACATTCTGCGGATGCTTTCATGAAAGCTGTTGTGACATTTGATGGAAGTTTACATTTGGAGGCAGCCACAGCCTTGGAGCAAATTGAAGGAAAAGTTTTGCCTGGCTGTCTCCCTTGGCAAAAGATTAAGTGTCATCAATGGTTTAATAGCTCACTGTCCTGCAACATCCTTATTTACCGGTCTATCCAGAAGCAATTGACTTCTGTACTTGAAAGCTTTCATCATAAGAGAG GTGTTTATTGTAGCGGTAAGAGAAATGATAATGGTTCTTATAAAGTGAATATTTCTGCCAATGCCACGAGAAAGGTGGCAGAATTACGTCGTCCACTTGAAGAACTAATGCGAGGGAGAATGGTAGTTCATGACAGCCTTACTCCTGCAGTGGTACAGTTACTCTACTCGAGGGAAGGGGTTGTGTGCTTGAATTCAATAATGGATCAGACGGGCACGTATATTCTTTTTGACAAAAATCGACAGTGCATACTCATATTCGGTGGCAGTTCTAAGGTGCAAGTGGACGACGCTGAACAGAAGATTATCGGATCTCTGTTAGAAATGTACTCGGGGAAAGAATTAGAAATCCATCTCCGAGGAGCAGAATTACCTCCAGACCTGATGAAACAAGTGGTAAAGAAGTTTGGTCCGGATCTTATCGGATTGAAGGAGAAAATACCCGAGGCAGAGGGCTTTACTCTAAACGCTCGTCTCCATATCATCTCCGTGCATGGAAACAAGGAACAGAAAGAGAGAGCGGAGATGATCATTCACGAAATCATCGCACAAACAGCCGGTCTGGACGAGCAGGAGGAGGAGGTGGTCGGATGTCCAATCTGCTTGTGCAAAGTAGAAGACACGGATGCCTACAAGTTAGAAGACTGCGGTCACCTCTTCTGCAGGACATGTTTGGTTGAGCAGTGCAGCTCAGCCATTCGAAACCGAGGAGAAAGTTTTCCCGTGCGCTGTATGTTTGCGGGTTGCAAATCCCGTTTCCTACTCACAGACTTAAGAGCGTTATTGACTACTCATGATCATCCTCATCAGCTGGACGAACTTTTTCGTGCATCCATGGCGACCCACGTGGCGGCAAGTGGTGGAAAGCTGAGGTTTTGCCCGTCCCCGGATTGTCCATCTGTTTATAGAGCTGCGGCGGAGGAGGACGAGGATGAGGCTGTATACGTGTGCGGTGCGTGTTATTGGGAGACATGTAGGAGGTGTCATTTGGAGTATCATCCTTCTATCAGCTGCAAGGATTATAGGGAGTACAAGGAGGATCCTGATTCTTCTTTGAGAGAGTGGaccaaaggaaaagaaaacgtCCAAAACTGTCCAAATTGCAATTATACGATCGAGAAGACCGATGGATGCAACCATATGCAGTGCGTATGTGGTGCACATGTGTGTTGGGTTTGTTTGGAACTCTTTGAGTCAAGTGATGAGTGTTATTCTCATCTCCGATCCATTCATCTCTctattatctaa